A portion of the Hyalangium minutum genome contains these proteins:
- a CDS encoding secreted glycosyl hydrolase yields MLRPIIMSACACLLLAACNDNPSTPDDPPSESPVPRGATVPWDEYEAEAGVASGGATLEQTTTGPWLEGTLSGEASGRKAVTLHGPTSAVAWTSRVKANSVVVRYSVPDEKEAHLDVYVNDAKVATLTVNSDFAWLYTGPNNTETHNALPRQQVDELPQTPSANDVGFGLQLPWTAAHHIYDEAHVLLASDGRATINPGDVVKLVSPDASTVLPVTIDFMDLELVPEPLSAPAGYVVVSEFTEAAVVQALQAAKDGGKPGIFLPPGDYVMAHANPAAPKVYVPAGLTVQGAGMWHTRFVPPPPQQVGYNYEFGFRLSGDNITFQDFAIFGTWRNRTVRYNKDAAAIGNWPWDSYDGIGRAFDRYMHNNAVFKRLWIERMIVGGWVEGGNNMLWADSRFRNTIADGINFCNGTTNSRIVNCTARNTGDDAFAMWSAITWDKAPIGNTPWVHQPEGPNQGNVIERCTAGLIWRAAGFAVYGGHDNVIKDSVVYDTLRYPGITVDNEFAPQHEFSGLTTLQNLTVERCGGRMWWDDDGVQGDENARRKYGAVWLFAANPYSPAEPYSFIRFQGIRLKDIDIIDPAYSGVLVQTTQGQRIDDTEFDGVRIVMEHSGEVGLEANDSHKAPPSPFNGKVATTGSITLKNSSITGQRANPGNLFSKDEISTGTFVFKDGGGNSWTGDR; encoded by the coding sequence CCTAGCGAATCTCCCGTCCCCCGCGGCGCCACCGTTCCCTGGGACGAGTATGAGGCCGAGGCGGGCGTTGCCTCCGGAGGAGCCACGCTCGAGCAGACCACCACAGGCCCGTGGCTGGAAGGCACGCTCTCTGGCGAGGCCTCGGGCCGCAAGGCGGTGACACTGCATGGTCCCACCAGCGCAGTCGCGTGGACGAGCCGCGTGAAGGCCAACTCTGTCGTGGTGCGCTACAGCGTGCCGGACGAGAAAGAGGCCCATCTGGATGTCTATGTGAATGACGCGAAGGTCGCCACGCTCACCGTCAACTCGGATTTCGCCTGGCTCTACACCGGCCCGAACAACACCGAGACGCACAACGCCTTGCCGCGCCAGCAGGTGGACGAGCTCCCCCAGACCCCGAGCGCCAACGACGTGGGCTTTGGCCTGCAGCTGCCTTGGACCGCCGCGCACCACATCTATGACGAGGCGCACGTGCTGCTGGCGTCCGACGGCAGGGCCACCATCAACCCGGGCGATGTGGTGAAGCTCGTCTCGCCGGATGCCTCCACGGTGCTACCCGTCACCATCGACTTCATGGACCTCGAGCTCGTACCGGAGCCCCTCTCCGCCCCGGCGGGCTACGTCGTCGTGAGTGAGTTCACCGAAGCAGCGGTGGTGCAGGCCCTTCAGGCCGCCAAGGACGGCGGCAAGCCTGGCATCTTCCTCCCGCCTGGCGATTACGTGATGGCGCACGCGAACCCGGCGGCCCCCAAGGTCTATGTTCCCGCGGGCCTGACCGTCCAGGGCGCCGGCATGTGGCACACGCGGTTCGTGCCCCCTCCCCCGCAGCAGGTGGGCTACAACTACGAGTTCGGGTTCCGCCTGAGCGGCGACAACATCACCTTCCAGGACTTCGCCATCTTTGGAACCTGGCGCAACCGGACGGTGCGCTACAACAAGGACGCGGCCGCCATCGGCAACTGGCCGTGGGACAGCTACGACGGCATCGGGCGCGCCTTCGATCGCTACATGCACAACAACGCGGTCTTCAAGCGGCTCTGGATCGAGCGGATGATCGTGGGGGGCTGGGTCGAGGGCGGCAACAACATGCTGTGGGCGGACAGCCGGTTCCGCAACACCATCGCGGACGGCATCAACTTCTGCAACGGAACCACGAACTCGCGGATCGTGAACTGCACGGCGCGAAACACCGGCGACGATGCCTTCGCCATGTGGTCCGCCATCACCTGGGACAAGGCACCCATTGGAAACACGCCCTGGGTTCACCAGCCCGAGGGCCCCAACCAGGGCAACGTCATTGAGCGCTGCACCGCAGGCCTGATCTGGCGAGCCGCCGGCTTCGCGGTCTACGGCGGCCACGACAACGTCATCAAAGACTCGGTGGTCTACGACACCCTGCGCTACCCGGGCATTACCGTGGACAACGAGTTCGCGCCCCAACACGAGTTCTCCGGGCTCACCACCCTTCAGAACCTGACGGTGGAGCGCTGCGGAGGCCGCATGTGGTGGGACGACGACGGGGTACAGGGAGACGAGAACGCGCGGCGGAAGTATGGCGCGGTGTGGTTGTTTGCTGCCAACCCGTACTCTCCGGCTGAGCCGTACTCCTTCATCCGCTTCCAGGGCATCCGCTTGAAGGACATCGACATCATCGACCCCGCTTACTCCGGCGTCTTGGTTCAGACCACGCAGGGACAGCGGATCGATGACACCGAGTTCGACGGCGTCCGGATTGTCATGGAGCACTCCGGCGAGGTCGGCCTGGAGGCCAATGACTCGCACAAAGCACCGCCCAGCCCGTTCAACGGGAAGGTCGCCACCACGGGTTCGATCACCCTCAAGAACTCGAGCATCACCGGCCAGCGGGCCAACCCCGGAAACTTGTTCTCGAAGGACGAGATCTCCACCGGAACGTTCGTGTTCAAGGACGGCGGCGGGAACAGCTGGACGGGCGATCGGTAA
- a CDS encoding NBR1-Ig-like domain-containing protein, with protein sequence MNARITWRPLSAVTPLLLLAALLLVSAPAHAERVQGHFTYLHDLSGSTSTRPVNNVKVEIWRYAPRFLGIWDWAMDRRVWTDDNGWIDVDMPWAGSGVKYKIRVYAANAHITVWPHDTAHVGESWYNELPEQTVTDSSAVLDFTHHFDWAVAAQNFNIARIGWFAGEYMAQTYSDLPTMSAQTTSMFKTFYDPVGNTMQVEPSRAFEDFTIAHEYGHFVQEQIGSLPWEPSVHYRCLPSSTSLAWMEGFATYYAHAVARAFPGVMKGAASLESGTGCPGTPQDDIEYYPSVTLWDLLDTGSEPNSYPEPHDWVSDQGWLILSIVDNELGAFGSKPTIWDFRNAWISRGQSAMDLDRILARHGLIADFNHAQFVSQSVPTTMIAGHTYSAQVTMLNAGSTTWTAADSYVLGSQNPQDNTTWGFYRVSLPGNVAPGQQGTFTFTVTAPATPGSYPFQWRMLREFVEWFGDTTPSVQVAVTAGLQNAQFISQSVPSSIQGGTSATVSVTLKNVGDTTWSPGSYFLGSQNPQDNTTWGTSRVTLPYAVGPGGQVTFTFSITAPSWTGSYNFQWRMLQNGVSGFGDATQNVSVLVTAPAPVCNSTACIEECIDSGCRGGSCTSANVCHCLRCL encoded by the coding sequence ATGAACGCTCGAATCACGTGGCGGCCGCTGTCGGCCGTTACCCCCCTGTTATTGCTGGCCGCACTCCTGCTGGTCAGTGCTCCTGCCCACGCCGAGAGGGTCCAAGGTCACTTCACCTACCTGCACGACTTGAGCGGCAGCACCAGCACCCGCCCCGTCAACAACGTCAAGGTCGAGATCTGGCGTTATGCGCCCAGGTTCCTGGGCATCTGGGATTGGGCCATGGACCGGCGCGTCTGGACGGATGACAATGGCTGGATTGACGTCGACATGCCCTGGGCGGGCTCCGGCGTGAAATACAAGATTCGCGTGTACGCGGCCAATGCTCACATCACCGTTTGGCCTCATGACACCGCCCATGTAGGCGAGTCCTGGTACAACGAGCTGCCCGAGCAGACGGTCACCGACTCCAGCGCCGTCCTCGATTTCACCCATCACTTCGACTGGGCGGTGGCCGCCCAGAACTTCAACATCGCTCGCATCGGCTGGTTCGCGGGGGAGTACATGGCGCAGACGTACAGCGACCTGCCCACGATGAGCGCCCAGACCACGAGCATGTTCAAGACCTTCTACGATCCGGTGGGGAACACCATGCAGGTCGAACCCTCTCGGGCCTTCGAAGACTTCACGATCGCCCACGAGTACGGCCACTTCGTCCAGGAGCAGATCGGCAGCTTGCCCTGGGAGCCCTCCGTGCATTACCGCTGCCTCCCGTCCTCCACGAGCCTGGCCTGGATGGAGGGCTTCGCCACCTACTACGCCCATGCGGTGGCGCGCGCCTTCCCAGGCGTGATGAAGGGCGCTGCATCGCTGGAGAGCGGCACCGGCTGCCCTGGAACGCCTCAGGACGACATCGAGTACTACCCGTCCGTCACCCTCTGGGATCTGCTGGACACCGGCTCCGAGCCCAATTCCTACCCCGAGCCCCATGATTGGGTCTCGGATCAAGGCTGGCTGATCCTCTCCATCGTCGACAACGAGCTTGGCGCCTTTGGCTCGAAGCCGACCATTTGGGACTTCCGCAACGCTTGGATCAGCCGCGGCCAGTCCGCCATGGACCTGGACCGCATCCTGGCCCGGCATGGCCTCATCGCGGACTTCAACCACGCGCAGTTCGTCTCGCAGTCGGTCCCGACGACGATGATCGCGGGCCACACGTACTCGGCCCAGGTGACGATGCTGAACGCGGGCTCGACGACCTGGACCGCCGCGGACAGCTACGTGCTCGGCTCGCAGAACCCTCAGGACAACACCACCTGGGGCTTCTACCGGGTGAGCCTGCCGGGCAACGTCGCTCCGGGGCAGCAGGGGACCTTCACCTTCACGGTGACCGCCCCCGCCACGCCGGGCTCCTATCCGTTCCAGTGGCGCATGTTGAGGGAGTTCGTGGAGTGGTTCGGTGACACCACGCCGTCGGTGCAGGTGGCGGTCACGGCGGGGTTGCAGAACGCCCAGTTCATCTCCCAGTCCGTTCCCAGCTCGATCCAGGGAGGGACCTCCGCCACTGTCTCGGTGACGCTGAAGAATGTGGGGGATACCACCTGGTCTCCGGGCTCTTACTTCCTGGGCTCGCAGAACCCGCAGGACAACACCACCTGGGGGACCAGCCGGGTGACGCTGCCCTACGCGGTCGGCCCGGGCGGGCAGGTCACCTTCACCTTCAGCATCACCGCCCCCTCATGGACCGGTTCCTACAACTTCCAGTGGAGGATGCTCCAGAACGGCGTGAGCGGGTTCGGTGACGCCACTCAGAACGTCAGCGTCCTCGTCACCGCTCCGGCGCCCGTGTGCAATTCGACGGCGTGCATCGAGGAGTGCATCGATAGCGGATGCCGCGGCGGGTCCTGCACCAGCGCCAACGTGTGCCATTGCCTGCGCTGCCTGTGA